The Dissulfurirhabdus thermomarina region CCGGTCTCGTCGGTCCGGGCCGAGGTCCCCCTGGGCCGGGGACGCCTGGACTTCCGGCTGGATCGCCCGTCGGGCGGGCCGGTCTGGGTGGAGGTGAAGGGGTGCACCCTGGCCCGCGACGGCGTGGCCCTCTTCCCGGACGCCCCCACGGCCAGGGGCGCCCGCCACCTGGAGGCCCTCTCCGGGCTCCGGGCGGCGGGAGAGGCCGCGGCCCTCCTGGTCTTCGTCTTCCGCCCCGAGGCCCGGGCCTTCGCCCCCAACGCGGCCCTCGATCCCCGCTTCGCCGCCGCCTTCGACCGGGCCCGGGCGGCCGGCGTCCAGGTCCATCCCCTCCATTTCCGCTACACCGGGCGCGAGATCTTCTGCCTCGGGCCCCTGCCGGTCACGCCCCCGCCGGGCGCCTGAGCCGCTTGCCGCCGGCCGACCGCTTCTGGAAGCCGTCCAGCCGAAGACCGTGGGCGACGACCGGCTCATCGCCCTGGATACCTTCGAGTACCTCAAGGGAACGGGTAACGTCGTCGCCGCCGTGGAACAGGGGCTGGCCGACATGGGCTATCCCACCTCCACCGCCTGGGAGTGGGTGACCACCGACACCTTCCAGATGATCAACCACGGGGTGAACCCGGCCTCGGACGCCGCCGACTGCTCCCAGTGCCACGGGAGCGGCGTCCTGGACCTCTCCACCGACTCCATGCTGGACGCCATGGGCTACCGCCTCAAGGGGCCCAAGGAAGAGGTCTGCAACCAGTGCCACGACGGGTCCAAGAACCTGCCGCGGACCTGGGACCGGATCCACAACCACATCACCAAGGGGAGCACCGGGATCGGGTGCTACTTCTGTCACGACGTGGCCCGGCCGGAGCGGGGCCTCTGCAGCCCGTGCGACCCATGCGCCAGCGAGTACGTGGACAACGTGCCCTACCCGCACGTCTGCCCCGCACCGGACTACTGATTCCAGCCG contains the following coding sequences:
- the sfsA gene encoding DNA/RNA nuclease SfsA gives rise to the protein MSRPPLQPLLALVPDGEGIFRSRENRFAAVVDVVAPEPAAGERVHVHDPGRLEDLLVPGRRVLLRRGRRPGRRTRWDVVAAASGGEWILVHAGWHRPLAEALFARPELCPLGPVSSVRAEVPLGRGRLDFRLDRPSGGPVWVEVKGCTLARDGVALFPDAPTARGARHLEALSGLRAAGEAAALLVFVFRPEARAFAPNAALDPRFAAAFDRARAAGVQVHPLHFRYTGREIFCLGPLPVTPPPGA